One Psilocybe cubensis strain MGC-MH-2018 chromosome 9, whole genome shotgun sequence genomic window, GAATTCATCGGACCTTCACCAGAGGCACTCCGAATTGCGTCTGACAAGATGCTGTCCCGCGAACTTGCGACTCTGCTCGGTATTCCCGTTTCCCCTGGGAGACACATCTCTACCCCAGAGGAAATACGTCAGTTTTCTCGGAATTTAGGGCATAGATACCCATTGATCATCAAAGCTCTcgatggaggaggtggaCGCGGAATTCGTATTGTAAACTCCGAGGATGAGGTAGAGGAAGCTTTCCAAAGGTTTGTGGTATTTCAGACCTACCTATTAATCGCGCCGGAATACTTAATTTAGTCATAGATGCATTGGAGAAAGTCCTTCCAAGCAAGCATTCGTCGAAAAGGCACTGGCGGGTCCTGGCTGGAAGCATGTAGAAGTACAGGTGATAGGAGATGGAACCAACGTCAACCATTTCTGGGAAAGAGAGTGTAGTGTTCAGCGCCGGTACGTAAATGCCTTGTTAATGTTTCTATAGTGTATATTGAGCTACGCATAGTTTTCAAAAGCTTGTGGAGGTGATTTGAAGCGGTATAGCTTGTTTATTTCAACCTCTTACTAGTTTTTCTTCAGATTGCTCCTTCACGCCTACCGCGATCGGCAGTTCAACCTCTCATCGATGCTTCCTTAAAGATGGCTCAACGACTGCAATATAAAGGCCTCGGTACATTCGAATTTCTCCTCAATGCCCGATCTCCTTCCGACTGGGTGTTTCTCGAAATCAATCCACGGATCCAAGTCGAACACACTGTTACCGGTATGATCTGTCTATTTTATCTCCATGCTTGTTTCTGACAAGCTTTAGAGGAAATAAATGACATCGATCTCGTTCGTACAcaacttcttcttttctctccctCTACACGCACGCTCGCTTCTCTCCGTTTCGACCGACCACCCACTTCACCGACGTCATATGCAATTCAACTTCGTGTCAATGCTGAGGATCCATCGAAAGGCTTTCAACTGGCGCCGGGGACATTACTTCCGCAAGACGTGGTATGGCCTCTAGGCAGGGGCATCCGGGTTGACACCTGGCTTAGCATAAGTCCCTCCGGTCATTCACCAGACGCAAAGTTTAATGTTGGCACCGATTTCGACTCGCTACTCGCCAAGATCATTGTAAAGGGCGCGTCCTTTGAAGAAGCTACGCAGAGGGGCATCCGTGCGTTACGAGAGCTCCGAGTCGGCGATTCTAGCAAAGAAATAAGCGGATTCAAGTCAGTGAAAACCAACGCAGTTGTTTTGGCAGGTACTCTTAGTCATTCCGATTGGTTTGGGACGCACGGGGAGGTGGATACACTGTGGTTGGAAAGGAATTTGAGAGACGTGATAGAACTGGGAGACAAAGTCCTGCCTCCAAAGGCAATCGTTGGGTTGCAGAAACCGACGTCAGCCGGTGCTATGAATGGACATGAATCAGGCCCTTCTAGTGGGGCAGGTAGCGTCCTCCTTCAACCGGGAACCTTGTTCTCTCTTATAATGTCTCCCTCCGGACAAAGTGTGGGTGAAAGCTCTAGAACGGGTGGCACTGTCAAGCACTCGATTACGATCACCTCTATTGAACGAAACGCGTTTCCTCAAGTTCTTTCTGGGACGTTTCTGTCAACTCTTCCATCCCCCTTCGCGTCTGTTGACTCATCGGGTCTGGGAAATGCATCGCAAGTACCTATTCCATTCACACTAACTCAATCAACATCTGTGAATGTGTCAGGCGgacagcaacaacaatttGAACTGGCCGATCCTAACGCTAATGGACACATAGGCTCACCGATGACCGGGAAGGTTGTCGAGTTGCATCCTGCTCTCCTTCAAGCTCTATCTAATAGTACGGGCACGACTCACAAGGACAAAATCAAGGTTCGTCAAGGCCAACCCTTGCTTCTGTTGAGCGTTATGAAGATGGAGAATGCCATCGTTGCTCCTTGGGATGGATACGTACAACGTGTGGGGAAGGGTATTAAGCTCGGCGTGGTTTTAGGCGAGGGCATGCTCGTTTGTGTGCTTGAACGAGGATCGAATTTGCCAACTGATTCCGGAAGCGATAACAATAATGGGAGGGCACGATTATGAACATCCCATTAATTGGGAACTTGGCGACAACGTTGGAATATCTGATCGATAGTTCGCTACTGTACAACATGAAAAAACCACCTTGATATATATGCGCGTTCTTTTGGTTTCCCTATCACTCGAATTTTGCGTAATAACTGTTCCACCCGAGTTGATCGAGTGTCCAGCCCCAAACTTGTCCGTACTTGGGATCCGCAGCATTGCAAAGACGTTGGCCACGGTCGAGGTGCCAGATTTTCTCGATGTCCACTTCAGAAATGTTGGGAATCTGAAAGCCAGATGTCAGTGATATTCTTCGAGTAAGGCAAGTAAGTTCCGTTCTTACGTTAAGATTCTCCTTCTGTCTTGTACTGTCTTTGCTAGTAGGTATAACTACATATTTTCGAGACAGATGCCAGGCCAAAATGACTTGAGTAGGGGTCACATTGTACTTCTCGGCCAAGCTGACAATGAGCGGGTCATTTCGGACGGTGCTGTATCCTAAATCGATGGACAATCAATACCATTGATTCGGAGAGATCAAAAAATGATACTGACCACTGGGAGTGTATGCTGTCATCAAGATGCCTTTCCTGGTGCAATAATCACGCAGCCCGTTCTGGGCGAGATAAGGGTGCATCCTATGATGTCAATCAGATCAGTTTTGGAGGGGTCTATAATTTACTACTTACTCGACTTGATTAACAGCTGGTACAACTTTTGCGGTTGccaacagtttttccaaacTGTAAAATTACCGATTAGAATATTCTCTGATATATTTGTCGAACTTGGGGGCGTACTTCATTACAGAGAAGTTACTGACTCCAATGGCTCTCACTTTCCCAGTGTCGAGAAGTTTTTCCATCTCGGCCCAGGTGTCATTGAATGATACATCATCGTCAGTCTTGTAGGAACCATCGGCTCTCCGTGGCATCTCGTTGCCTTCATGGAAGGAAATAGGTTGAGGCCAGTGGAGGAGATACTGCTCAAAAGATCAAAATGTATACCCCACagagtataaataaacaTACTAAATCGATGTACCCGGTTCCCAGGTCCGCCAAACTCTCCTCAAAAGACTCTCGTACGCGAGTCTGGTGATGCCAACTATGGATAGAGTCAGAAAGCGCGATCAAATTAAAAGGCGTTTATACTCACGGTAATTTGGTCGTGACAAATATTTCCTCCCGAGGTAAACCCGACTCTTTGATTGCTATTCCAACAGATTTTTCGGTGCCTGTGAGACCGCAGTCAGAAACCGTACACTCAAGGACGTGCTTATCAGTCTTACGATATCCCCAGGCAGTGTCTATGTGACGGAAACCGTTCTGAAGGATAGGGGAAAGGCGCAATTGAGCTTCACCGCCCTTGCTGAGGTTTAACATATGTTTGGAGCACTGACCTTGATTGCGCTAAGAATCCAGCCCGGAACAGCTGCTTGAGCTTTATCATCCGTAGGTGGAGCGTATGATCCAGTTGCTGGAATAGTTACAGTGGGATCAGCTTCGCTGGCTAGACGCTGGGAAAGAGGGTTCAATACCTAGAAGAGGTATTTCTACACCGTTGTTGAGAGTGGCCTTCAAACTGCTGGACATGATGGATgtagaagatgaagaatttgGGTATGCAATGAGAAGTGAGTGGGATTTCCACCGATTACTGGTGTTTATATATCTATTTCTCCACCCATGTGATGAACGTGGAATCTCGAACTTGGAAGGATATGTTCATGACGCTTGAGTATTGACACGTGCTTTTCATTCTTCTTTAAGAAAATCAGTGATATCTTATTTAGATTTAAGGTATACTAGAAAAGGTTCGTCATATAAATAACGGCTGTTCTATGAGCCAAGTGTTACTCAGCAGCAACTTGGTACTAAGTGATAAACTGACTAATGATACGCAAGGATGGGAATACCCAATGACTAAACATAGGCATTAAGATGCATATGACTCGAGCAAGTCTTCCTCATGAGTCATTAAAAAAAGTCTCGTCAATCCCAGGGGGTGTTAAATTGCGGTGTCCGCGGTACCAGGCTCCTATAAAGCCCCTATTTGTATGCGGCATAGTGGCCCGGTTCCGGCCCAACGGAAAGCACAGATTTGAGAGGTTGATCTATCACATCTCGCATACCTACATTGAGATAGAACGCAGAAGTATATCTTATTCTGTTGAACAGATGATACTGACTCAAGAAAACACCTTTGCTCACCCTGACACGTCGCGACGCGTACGCTTCATGTCTCAGTCACGATCACGTGAATAGGGGCCCGGGCACGCGACTTCAAAACCAACAACAATTTCGAGCAACAGTAAATCTTTTAGTTTTAGGGAGTACCAGGCGGTGTAGTGTGCATTATTTATTGCTCCCCAGAATCCGTAATATGGAAGTCAAAAACATTTTCGATTGACTCCGAGTTCGACCTGCCTATCGACACCAGTCGACACCCCATGCGAATTTGATACACCGTGAGAAAGTCACCCAAGTGTGGTTCGGGGCTGAATGCCAAACAAAAACAATTCAATCAAAGGAGTGGCATCTTATCTTCCCGTGTACACCCGACCTCAATGAGATTCAGCTCACATCCGCGTACTGTTCCCTTCATATTCTTTTTCTGCAACGGAAATCGTTTGGCTCTGGTTTATCTATCGAGTCTTGCCCAGTCCAACAACGCTATTCCAGTGACACTTCATC contains:
- a CDS encoding Pyruvate carboxylase, which gives rise to MMFKILVANRGEIATRILRSASELGWKTVAIYTENDTSHATYADEAVKLESVVGFLDVDTIVTIAYSTNCTHVHPGYGFLSESPKLPVALSRQQGGGKCIEFIGPSPEALRIASDKMLSRELATLLGIPVSPGRHISTPEEIRQFSRNLGHRYPLIIKALDGGGGRGIRIVNSEDEVEEAFQRCIGESPSKQAFVEKALAGPGWKHVEVQVIGDGTNVNHFWERECSVQRRFQKLVEIAPSRLPRSAVQPLIDASLKMAQRLQYKGLGTFEFLLNARSPSDWVFLEINPRIQVEHTVTEEINDIDLVRTQLLLFSPSTRTLASLRFDRPPTSPTSYAIQLRVNAEDPSKGFQLAPGTLLPQDVVWPLGRGIRVDTWLSISPSGHSPDAKFNVGTDFDSLLAKIIVKGASFEEATQRGIRALRELRVGDSSKEISGFKSVKTNAVVLAGTLSHSDWFGTHGEVDTLWLERNLRDVIELGDKVLPPKAIVGLQKPTSAGAMNGHESGPSSGAGSVLLQPGTLFSLIMSPSGQSVGESSRTGGTVKHSITITSIERNAFPQVLSGTFLSTLPSPFASVDSSGLGNASQVPIPFTLTQSTSVNVSGGQQQQFELADPNANGHIGSPMTGKVVELHPALLQALSNSTGTTHKDKIKVRQGQPLLLLSVMKMENAIVAPWDGYVQRVGKGIKLGVVLGEGMLVCVLERGSNLPTDSGSDNNNGRARL
- a CDS encoding Glycerol 2-dehydrogenase (NADP(+)), with the translated sequence MSSSLKATLNNGVEIPLLATGSYAPPTDDKAQAAVPGWILSAIKNGFRHIDTAWGYRTEKSVGIAIKESGLPREEIFVTTKLPWHHQTRVRESFEESLADLGTGYIDLYLLHWPQPISFHEGNEMPRRADGSYKTDDDVSFNDTWAEMEKLLDTGKVRAIGVSNFSVMNLEKLLATAKVVPAVNQVEMHPYLAQNGLRDYCTRKGILMTAYTPSGYSTVRNDPLIVSLAEKYNVTPTQVILAWHLSRKYVVIPTSKDSTRQKENLNIPNISEVDIEKIWHLDRGQRLCNAADPKYGQVWGWTLDQLGWNSYYAKFE